TGCGGAGGTATTAGGCCGAGGGCAAGGCGAGGTTCAGCTTATTCTCGACCTTCATCGCAGAAAAGAAGCTTGCAGCTGATAGGAGTTGCAAGCTTTATCTGTTTTATGGTATACTAACGTTTGGTTATTCGGGGGTTAAATCCCATATCTCTCACGCTTTCTGACTCCGAGGGTGGTGCTCTATGAGTTTCCCCGGGGAATGACGGAGCGGCGGTACAACTTGAGGAAGGAGGTGGGAGCGTGTCGATTGTAACAATGAAACAGTTGTTGGAAGCCGGCGTTCACTTCGGTCATCAGACCCGACGCTGGAACCCCAAAATGGCTCCGTATATTTATATGGAACGCAACGGGATTTACATCATCGATTTGCAGCAAACAGTCAAGAAATTTGAAGAAGCTTTTGATTTCGTTAGAAGCATGGTTTCAGAAGGGAAGACCATACTGTTTGTCGGTACCAAAAAGCAGGCCCAGGAAACCATCAAAGACGAAGCTACCCGTTGCGGGATGTTTTACGTGAACCAGCGATGGCTTGGGGGGATGCTCACCAACTTCAAGACCATCCGCAAACGTGTATATCGCCTTAAGGAACTGGAAAAAATGGAAGAAGAAGGTGCTTTCGAGCTACTTCCGAAGAAGGAAGTTGCTCGTTTGAGGGCGGAGCGGGAAAAGCTGGAGCGTTTCTTGAGAGGCATCAAGGACATGGATGAATTGCCCGGGGCTGTTTATGTAGTTGATCCTCGCAAAGAGAAGATCGCGGTTGCCGAGGCCAGGAAGCTCAAAATACCGGTAATAGGTATTGTTGACACCAACTGTGACCCGGACGAGATCGATTACATTATACCTGGCAACGATGACGCCATTAGAGCGGTGAAGTTAATAACGTCAAAGATCGCCGATGCGGTGCTCGAAGGGAAACAGGGAGAACAGGCGAGTGCTTAACCCGGCTTCGAGATTGAAGAACAGTCGGGTAGGGTAAAATGGGGTTGCGGTTTATGGGGTGGATAAGGTTTATGCCTTGATATCACCCCTTTTTTTGAGATAAAGTTAGCTTGCGGGAAAAGTAAGGAGGTAAAGTAGAGTGATAACAGCAGCTATGGTAAAGGAACTTCGTGAAAGAACCGGGTGTGGCATGATGGACTGTAAAAACGCTTTGGTAGAGGCAGGAGGAGATTTAGAAAAAGCCA
The sequence above is drawn from the Syntrophothermus lipocalidus DSM 12680 genome and encodes:
- the rpsB gene encoding 30S ribosomal protein S2, which encodes MKQLLEAGVHFGHQTRRWNPKMAPYIYMERNGIYIIDLQQTVKKFEEAFDFVRSMVSEGKTILFVGTKKQAQETIKDEATRCGMFYVNQRWLGGMLTNFKTIRKRVYRLKELEKMEEEGAFELLPKKEVARLRAEREKLERFLRGIKDMDELPGAVYVVDPRKEKIAVAEARKLKIPVIGIVDTNCDPDEIDYIIPGNDDAIRAVKLITSKIADAVLEGKQGEQASA